The Phacochoerus africanus isolate WHEZ1 chromosome 9, ROS_Pafr_v1, whole genome shotgun sequence genomic sequence TACAGTAACCACAatcagaaaagaatatatttccttcctttatttataaCTTGCTAAGTAAACAAccaaaatggcaaaattataattttattgatggaTGACAGAACTATTAATGTAAATTATCAtgtaaaaggaattttttaaattaaatgtttttttatcctttattttttaaattaatttttgctttttaaggctgcacctgttgcatatggaagttctggggctaggggtcaaattggagctgcacctggcagcctgcaccacagccacagcaatgtaggatccaagctgtgtctgcaacctacaccacagttcatggcaacaccatattcttaactgactgtgcaaagccagggattgaacctgcatactcttaggtactagtcaagttcataacccactgagccacagtgggaacaccaagaTAGTTTTTAATCACTGATAAATGAACTATTTGAACAACATCCAAATGGGtacatttcttatttaatatGCAGTCTAAGTGCCAAAGAGGAACCCCACACTTCCATTTATCTATATAATTTCAGCACTTTATAAGTGGCACCATAGGTTCTTAATTTCATTTCAGCACTTTATAAGTGGCACCATAGATTCTTAATTTCATAGGCTGATATAAATTAATATCACTAGACCCATATTTGAAGATTTGGATAATGATATAATTTAGGTTGGTTTTCATCAGACTCTACTGACCTGATCATAGAGGGGTCATCTAATATGTCTTAGAATATACTGAAGCTCCCCAGAACTTTCCTCAGGGCCGCCTTTATCTCCTTATTCCGGAAACTATAGATGAAGGGATTGAAGAGTGGGGTCACCATAGCATAGAACAAAGTTGCAACTTTCTGCATTGCAGCAGAATGTCCGAGTCCTGGGCTCACATACATGACCATCAGAGATCCATAGAACAGTGATACCACAGCCAAGTGAGACCCACAAGTGGAGAAGGCCTTATGTCTCCCAGTGGCTGAAGGCATCCGTAACACAGCTGTTAGGACAAGGGTATAGGACCCAAGGATGAAGAGAACGTTACCAATGATAACTAATGAGCTTAGAGTGTAACAAAGCAGTTGAGTTGCTGGGGCAGAGACACACGCCAGTGCAAATAGTGGTCCTGGGTCACACACAACATGGTCAATGATGTTTGATCCACAGAAGGACATCTGAGAGATGAGAACAATGGGGATCAGGAACCACAGAAACCCACAAGCCCAGCAGGTCATGACCAGTTTGGTACAGAGATGCCCAGTCATGAGATTAGGGTAGTGCAAGGGATGACAGATAGCGAGGTACCGATCAAAGGCCATGACAGCCAAAAGTAAGCATTCAGTTGttcccaaagagaaaaagaaataaaattggaggAAGCATCCAACAAAGGAGATGGTCTTTTTGTCTGAGAGGAAGTTGATTAACATCTTGGGTGTTGTAGACGAGACATACCAGATTTCTAGAAAGGAGAAATTCCCCAGGAACATATACATGGGGATGTGGAGTCGCCGGTCACAGCATAACACACAAACAATGGCCCCATTGCCTGTTATGGTCAGAGCATATGTTGTAAGGAAAAGTGAGAAGAGGAGGATCTGAATCTTCCACTCACAAGAAAAACCTAGGAGTATAAATTCTCTTACAAAAGCAAAGCTGGAATCTGGCTCAGAGACGTTCATGGGGTCGATCACCTGCAAGGTCAAGGGACACGTATTTATCAGTCAGGACTAGTTTCTGTTAAGAATGACGAGAAGACTCATTTTTCAAGAGCATCCTCGTTTAGGAAGAGAATGTAGTCTACTTGCTCTTGGGTATATACTCTGTGTTCTGGGCAtagtaggcaggtggctgcacaGAAAGAAACTTTTGCCTGCTTCAATATCTCTCCCTTACAGTGACAGAattagagaaatttattttatttcctttttttggcactttaattttttgaaattttttattatgatggatttacaatgttctatcaatttcttctgtatagcacagtgactcatatatatattctttttctcgcattatcctccatcatgtttcatcgcAAGTgtttagatatatagttccccatgctatacatcaggatctcattgcccatccattccaaatgcagtagttttcaTGTACAAACCCTGGACTCCTAATGCaacccactacctccccctccacACTGGCAAACCccactggcaaacacaagtctgtcctacaTTTTGTAAGCTTGTTACTTTGGGGGGACTGAGATGATCTATGATAGTCTCTGAATAGCATATAACACAGAGTTAACACTTAATAAGTGTACTATTTTCTAATCCTAATCCCATTCTATGGTGAAATAGACTTGGTAGAGAAAGTTTTACAATTTACATCTCAGTTAAATATATTACTTATcattcaaatatgaaaaaaatggacatattTCATAGTAAGTTGGTACTAATCATTTCAAGGCCAATATCTGCATTTCTTATTGCTGTTAGATTAAGCATCGTAAAACTGTAATACCATAATTTTACTTACCGACATTGACTTTTAATACTGTAATGTTATAGTATTTCTtgtagaaaagaatagctttatgtTTTCactaaatcttttatttaaacagaagtttgcaaaaaaaaaaaaatccctaggtatgggactttattttttgaagtatttttttcccacaaaattttggtattgattttctttatatgctattttaaagaaaaaaatttttcaaagctGAGAGAAGTCAAATGCTTTCTTCTGCCATAAGTAAACGTcctccattttacattctcatggAAAAGACACCAGGGACCTGAGTTCTCTGAAATATTTTGGGTGTAGTGATTTGCAAGGATATGAGTCCTAAAAGTTGTGAGAgctcacaaaattttaaaaaggaatttttttcccatctgttcTCCACACTAGAGATTTGAGAAGTGTTTTATAATGATTTAGTGGGAGCTTGTGTTTCTTTTAGTTATATGAATCCTTTTAAAACTGCTCAAGATCAGGGGCATTTATAAATCAACATAAAGCAATTATGAAATGCAAGGAGGTTAGCATAGAGATGTCTACTGTGCCAGAAAAATAGAGCTCTCACGGTTTTGATATTAACCAAATCTCTAAGGATCTGTTTAATAAATCTTATCCTTCCATCTCCAGCTGGACAAAGACATTATTGCAACACAAAAATTAAGATTGCACTTTTATTATCACAGGTTCTCCTGGGACTTGGCCTCTGTAGCATTAGGAATGTCCTCTTCCAAGccaatggttttttaaaaagttaaactattGCACATTCCCTGAGGAATCAGTAAAGAGCAGTAACAACTTTTCTGGGGCAACTTTTCTCTTGCCCAACTGAAATACGGATTCCAAGAAGTTTCCAGAAGACACAGTTCGAGGAGCATTAGGAGACAACTTATCACCAAAAGTTCTGATATGAAGTTTAGGAGCATTTCAAATATACTGAGTATATTGAATGTATAGGTGACTAAATTTCAAATATAGTCGCATAGATTATAGGATACAGAAGTGCTGTGCAGAGAGGTCATTAAGGCAAATGTTGAGGTATAGATAGTGTAGGACCTTGATGATAAAAACTTGGAGAATTTAGAAATGAGATTTATAAAGGCAGCATGGTAGAATTCTTTAGATTTGAGAGAAAAGAGCAAGAAGTCTCAGTATTTGAGTTGACTGACTGAAACACTTCAGATGAACATGTGATGGCCCAGCTGATGTCATTAAATAGTGCCcctttcatttttatgtgtttggAGTCTACATATTATGAGTAAAACACCCAGGTGGGAATGCATGCTCATATCATATAGCGTAACATGCTTTGAGGACATCAGGAATCTGTGCCTTGGAACACTGTTCGGTGAACCACAGACTCACAAGTATGTGCTTAGCTGCTTTATGTGTGTTTTTCTTGTCTCCCTGTTCTGATTCCCAGAATATGCAAAAGTTATCACTCTTAACATAGAGGTTCCCAAGAGATGTCCAGGGTGAGTTATTTTCATGCTTCTTGTTCTGGCCAAAACCAAGACCAGGAAAACTTCACCCAAGGGATTCCTTCCAGTGATGAATAAATATCAGGCTGAGGGAAAGTTTTCCCACTACCTCCACCTAACAATGGATATTATCTCAAGCATATATCAGAAGATAAGGGTAGAAAAGTAATCTGGTCTTAGACAAATTTGTGTATAGTGAGTTATCTCATATTCTCGGTGACtctctaaataattttaaaatatttctatgtatgTGTTTTATGCATGCCCACTCTGTTTGGAGTTGAGTACGGCTTGTTCAGCTTCTGACCTTTAAAGAGATAAATCATGGGTTTTTCTGATCCTATGCTATTCCTACTAGAATTTCTGTGGTCTCTAACAACAGTGTACATACCACACATAATGCTGTGCCTCAGTGATGCTCTAAGTCTGCTTTGGGAGGTCATGGTTCTTTGACAAGTACTTGATTATTAGAAACTATTATGGCTTAATGGTTCTTCCCATTTAAGAAGATAAAGAATGTTATTACCAGAGAGAGTTATGAATACTAAGATAACTTTTAGCATAGACATAGAAGTAAAAAATTGTATATCCAGTGGGCAGTGATATAAAACTCAGTTATTATAAGATTAATAGGATTAAATCTCATTAACCTGAGCAAGCTGAGGAAGGCAGCTTTAGGTAGTGGAAGGAACTTGGACATCTCTCTGCATAATTCATCTGGTGTCTATCTCAGGCAATCTATTAAATTCTCTGAGTTTATACTTGTAAATTATAAATGTTGATAATCTCACAGTTTTAGgattctatattaaaaaattaatggaagGACATTGCATCtagaacaggaagaaaaatgcattgctatattttaatattccaaGAAGAGTGActctacttgtttcttttccttaagttttCAAGTTTACTAATCCCAAAGTTATCTCTACCTCCTTTTGTGAAAATGTACCCTGAGTTACAGAGTTCCAAAGgtactttaaaagaatgtgttATTGCCTCCTGTCAgtcttcttaaaatattaatccCCTTGTGAATAAAAGTAGAAGCGAAAGATGAAAAAGTTGTTAAGCTCATGGAAAGCAAGAAGCAAGGAAGCCTGATACTTTTCTTGCACCTGCATCCTACAGGGTTATTAAGCATCTCATTATTAATTTGGAGAGAATGTAAGGAGTAGGCATTTTAAAGAaggttgattctttttcttttacctcaGAAAGTGGTTGGCTGTTCTCTAAGGCTGCTGCCAATAAGCTTTGCAGACCTTAGGACTGTAAGTGCATTTTCATCAATTGGGAAAGGAAGTAAAATGTACACTGAATACCAGAAACCTGTTAAGTTCTTTATGTATACTTTCTGACTAGACAACAAGTCTATTAGATTGAGTGTTCtgtttttacagatgatgaaatggaaacaaaaatgaaatttaggagtactcatcgtggcgcagtggagatgaattcagctgggaaccatgagtttgtaggttcgatccctggcctcactcagcaggttaaggatccggtgttgttgtgagctgtggtataggttgcagatgtggctcagatctggtgttgctgtggctgtgaagtagcctggcagctacagttcccattagacccctagcctgggaacttccatatgccgatggtgtggccctaaaaagaaaaaagacatgaagTTTAGGTCAAGATCACAAGGTAAACAAGTAATGGAGTTCAGACCTGATCTAATTTAAAAGTCCATGGTTATTCTACTATTATCCCAAGTATGGGATTAAATTCATAAAGTAATATAATTAGTCTAccaatattatgaaatatttataatttcaaaattgaTGAAAGAGTATGATTATTTATTGGTAAATTGTTCCCtagcaataataattataattattattttgcctgcatctgcacatatggaagttctggggccagaggttaaacttgcacctccacagtcacttgagccactgcagtcagatccttgaccccttgtgccacagcgggaactccagaaaactaaGTATTAAAAACTAATTCTGGGAAGATTTATCTTGACTACTATGAAGTTTCAGGGTAAATATCAAACTCTCCAAGTTTATCAGGGGACATAAGTCTATTGGGTTGCAATATcagaatattttcttagaaattaaaaatagcactGGTGGAGGATATGTTTATTTGTAAGTTGTGAGACTGTTATGACATGTTCCCATTTTCCAGCAAATGTGTGATTCCTCcaaatttctttaagaaattctttctttccatgCTTTATCTGTTTTTCTGAGTTCTCTGTATAAGGGGAAGGGAAGCTAGTGCTCATGAGGAGGTAATGGTTTTCATTAGTCACCTGCTTTCTTTGGCACCACCATTGCAATTTCAAAGGATAAAGGCAGATGCCAGACCCCAAAGTAAAACACATCCAAGGGAAATCAATAAAAGGGGAAGAGAGATTTGTAATTATCTTTCTACCACTCAGCTTGAGAAGAATTCTCAGTTTACTTAAGGATGACTCTAAATATCATAATTCTATTTAGAAATGAGTAACTGGTGATTTCTGAAGTTTTCACTTTATGTTCAGTCAGCACTAACAGTCAAACACATCCTTTGCTTACACGTTTGTTGCTTACTCTGGTCTTAGAAAGGAACTGGCTGTTTAATAAGTTAAATATTCTagacttttaagaaaaagaaagaaagaaacttctagctcacatcatttatatgtgagaATCCACATTCAGGTATTCAGAATGAACCCTTGGATAAATCAGAAGGATTCAGTCATTTTGGTTTAGAAAGAGTGGTATGTTTCTCTCCATTTTATAACAAGTTGGAATAGTATAtaaacatgcattttattttttgcaaaactTTTGTAATACTTAATTTGAACTTGCTGTACTGGCTTGATCAGATGAGTTGGCATTACTTCTGCATATGTagcattattaaaaatgtaaaattatgtgTTCAATCAATGCATTGATTTATGAAACAAAttgaatgtaattaaaaaattcaattattcaataaattgaatttatttaattgaatttatTTCTGAAGATATTTTTGTTATCAGCAGTAGTTGTGATGCTCTGTAATGTGTCATCTTACGTACAATTTCTAATATCCTTTGTAAACTTTAATTAGTAAAAAATTTGGGCTATCGagacaatttttaataaaataggatGCAAACATACCGATTATCAGGCATAGTTTTAATTTGCCTcctatttttacatattatagaATGGCTGTCAGATAACAATTTGATAGGGTGTTTAGCTGCCTGTAGACCATGTTAAGGTGTGTGTTTATTTTCGTCTCTTTAAGGAACCAAAGGGATATGTGTGTGACTGTAGACATTCATAAAATGTGTGCTCATTGCTGATCTGATGAGATGCTTGTGTGTAGAAATTCTCAAGTATCCATCTCCTATTTTTCCTTGGTTAATGCTTGTAATTGATATAAGTGGTTGAGACTCTTCTAAATACACTGGTGGTAAGGAAAGACAAATGTATATGTGAGGGAATGACTATGTTCTTACTGACTGAGAGCAGAGAAGAGTCATTTGTTTTAAAACCTAAATGTCAGGTTGTGCCAGgatgtgaaataaaatgataaaagacaaaaCGTGGGATGAAACAGAAAGCTGTAGACGTTTGAAGGAAAGTGAACTTTGCCTTAATTTACAGtaactgcattatttttttctgaatacattttatttggggTTAATTTTGCAGCTCTGTTCATTGAAAACCTAAAAATGGTGGAATGTCAGCTATTCTactaagaaatatttgttaaggTAAAATTGATTTGGTCACTTTTTATCGGGAGTAAGAATTTAATGAGTGACCTATTATTTTTTAGCAAGAAGCCATAGATttgggtattctttttttttaatgattttaattttttccattatagttggtttacagtgttctgtcaatttcctactgtatggcaaagtgacacagtcacaaatatatatatatatatattctttttctcacttgaccttccatcatgttccatcgcaagcgactagatacagtttcctgtggtatacagcaggatctcattgttatccctccaaatgcaatagtttgcatcaattaacccctgactcccagtccatcccactcccccccaccccttggaaACCAGAAGTCTGTTTTCCAGGTAGATTTGAGTATTCTTGAGAACAGTGACTCTAATAAATGTGCATGTCTTTGAGAATACTGTTTTATAACATTAAAAGATTATACTTCACAGTAACAGTttataaaaaaatgttgaattactAATGACAgcagctttgttttctagataAGATCCATCCATAGTCTTGAAGCATCATCAAGACTCAGGTGTCATATTAGGGCTCTAGATAACACCTTGAAGGAAGCATTTCTGCTTCTATAGCTTCCAGTGATAACTTGGCATTTCTCATTCCATTTAGCCCCCTCGGGAAGCATGCCTGAGATAGATACCATGGAGAATTGTTTTATGCAGGCACAGACTGATGATGGAGAATTGGTAGCATGTGTAAAGTCAAATTCATGAATCCAAAGTAAGTGAGAGGGCAGGTTGTGTTATGCAATAAAGTCTGTTTCAGAGCCTTTAGAGCCCAAGGTCAGTTTTCTAGAAAGGACTGAGATTCAGGAGCCTGGGGAATCCCAGGGCTCATTAGGCTGAATGGTGGCGTGAGGACATAAAAGCCTCAGACACAGCTAGAGCCCTAGGGACAGACCTTTCTAACCCTTGCAGCCAGCCCTCAATTAGGGCTGGACTTAAAAGGACGCATTTCGGGCACAGACAGGGCAAGCCTGATGTgagaatttctcattttttctggCCTGAGATATGGAGACAGGACTGGTGGAATGAGTAGCAGGGTAGCATGTTCCTTCTTTGAACCCACATAGCTCCTGACAGGGCAATGATGTAAGTTTCTCAGCGCTCCACTTTCCTCCCTTGCAcctctttctatttctgaaaccattttttaaaataccttcatACTCTTTTTCTCCGTATACtgacatcatttttaaatttaagaaattatttgagttttgtttttcttagtttaTACTCTTAGAAGCATTACAGAGCAATGAAATTCCCATGGTAGCGGGGACATTGGTTCCCTGCTTAGAAAAACTAGAGAATAACCGCTCAGGAGTCCATAAATAGCCTGTGTAGATTTAAAGAGCTTgattctgtcctcttctctccaggTTGCACTGGATCTTTCCATAAAGATTTTAACTTCTTATTATgcattttcaattcctttggctCAGTTTTGACAAATTCAAAACATTTCCATTGACATTTGAAAATTCTTAGGTTATTCTTAGGATGTGAAGCAAGATATACTAAGTAGGGTCTGATCCTATAGTGAGTAATGTGATAACCGACCTGGCACTTCTGAAGGTTGCTTCCTAGGTCCCAGCAGGGCTTTGGTGTGGGAAACTATGCTGTGATGGAAGGTGGTTTAAGGGATGGTCATTCCTTCAGGCTGATGGGTGTAGTGCCCCTTTCCTTCCTCACAG encodes the following:
- the LOC125135857 gene encoding olfactory receptor 11H12-like, whose translation is MNVSEPDSSFAFVREFILLGFSCEWKIQILLFSLFLTTYALTITGNGAIVCVLCCDRRLHIPMYMFLGNFSFLEIWYVSSTTPKMLINFLSDKKTISFVGCFLQFYFFFSLGTTECLLLAVMAFDRYLAICHPLHYPNLMTGHLCTKLVMTCWACGFLWFLIPIVLISQMSFCGSNIIDHVVCDPGPLFALACVSAPATQLLCYTLSSLVIIGNVLFILGSYTLVLTAVLRMPSATGRHKAFSTCGSHLAVVSLFYGSLMVMYVSPGLGHSAAMQKVATLFYAMVTPLFNPFIYSFRNKEIKAALRKVLGSFSIF